The Podarcis muralis chromosome 10, rPodMur119.hap1.1, whole genome shotgun sequence genome includes a region encoding these proteins:
- the GCC1 gene encoding GRIP and coiled-coil domain-containing protein 1 isoform X2, whose protein sequence is MEKFGMNFGGGPSKKDLQETIEVQKKQLLQYQGRLKDVVRAYKSLLKEKEALEASLKVLSVSHEVDAGLGSGVAQPPGVAGSSSPDLSEDQSSVHSEDSHGTAASLASVRGDLVGMEEGTVAVVTAVSSSKLEETSSSESSGVSSGSGELIVGGAAESDRRVLQLKTQLATLTSALATVTQEKSRMEASYQADKKKAKQEMESASRRAEEERSRLEAEVKEAQEQLAEVKARLIAQQHDRAQEQGDHAVMLRELQRLLQSERALRQEAELGLEEAREALAGKAGVADRAEGAEHQARQLGCEVEELRRELRALREESARPDPQVQELQAEAASLRSHFQAQLLQEMRKTAQAEDRIQLEEQRVASLEAQISEVSELLGSYEKAKQKDQLAIQKLKDRIAQLDLENKTLAMAASGRSPLDLAAFEESSLDVNVLKDRMEKLKEMLQEATKDSPASAQEIEAFCRLEPPKGGTETGDGEKATAAYYQQELKQLKEEFERYKQRAQVVLKNKSAKDGSLAKELEAAQEQLAELKEKHVSLRLSCEEGARQRRQEAEAWRQEAARLQQQHRQELERSQLGFQEKVLRLEEEMHKQRDRALAVLAEKDQELEQLRALVLPYYGLQGPKQGPAQAGGPQSGDPKGDEGDVSLETLTQALHLAAPKEPAFLLYTEQLARKEVEASALKKQKRSLEAALRQLQERLLEEAERHREEVSGLQGRLQKSARDQGREGANLEYLKNIFYRFLTLTDLLGRQQTLRAILTILHFSPEEKQAVLSQAGGAGSWWPSGKR, encoded by the exons ATGGAGAAGTTTGGCATGAACTTTGGGGGCGGCCCCAGCAAGAAGGACCTGCAGGAGACCATCGAGGTGCAGAAGAAGCAGCTGCTGCAGTACCAGGGGCGCCTGAAGGACGTGGTGCGGGCCTACAAGAGCCTTCTCAAGGAGAAGGAGGCGCTGGAGGCCAGCTTGAAGGTCCTGTCGGTCTCCCACGAGGTGGACGCCGGGCTGGGCAGCGGCGTGGCCCAGCCCCCGGGGGTGGCCGGTTCCTCCAGCCCAGACCTGAGTGAGGACCAGAGCTCGGTCCACAGCGAGGACAGTCATGGGACAGCTGCCAGCCTGGCCAGCGTCAGGGGGGACCTAGTGGGCATGGAAGAGGGGACAGTGGCAGTGGTGACCGCAGTCTCTTCCTCGAAGCTAGAGGAGACTAGCAGCTCCGAAAGCAGCGGCGTGAGCTCTGGCAGCGGGGAGCTGATTGTGGGGGGCGCTGCCGAGTCGGACAGGAGAGTCCTGCAGCTGAAGACGCAGCTGGCCACGCTGACCAGCGCCCTGGCCACCGTCACGCAGGAGAAGTCTCGGATGGAGGCCTCCTACCAGGCCGACAAGAAGAAGGCTAAGCAGGAAATGGAGAGCGCCAGCCGCCGAGCCGAGGAGGAGAGGAGCCGGCTGGAGGCCGAGGTCAAGGAGGCGCAGGAGCAGCTGGCCGAGGTCAAGGCCCGCCTCATCGCGCAGCAGCACGACCGGGCGCAGGAGCAGGGCGACCACGCCGTCATGCTGCGGGAGCTGCAGCGCCTGCTCCAGAGCGAGCGCGCCCTGCGCCAGGAGGCGGAGCTGGGCCTGGAGGAGGCCCGCGAGGCCCTGGCCGGGAAGGCGGGCGTGGCAGACCGGGCGGAGGGGGCCGAGCACCAGGCCCGGCAGCTGGGCTGCGAGGTGGAGGAGCTGAGGCGGGAGCTCAGGGCCCTGCGGGAGGAGAGCGCCCGGCCGGACCCGCAGGTGCAGGAGCTGCAGGCCGAGGCGGCCAGCCTGAGGAGCCACTTCCAGGCGCAGCTGCTGCAGGAGATGCGGAAG ACAGCTCAAGCGGAGGATCGGATCCAGCTGGAGGAGCAGCGGGTGGCCAGCTTGGAGGCCCAGATCTCAGAGGTCTCTGAGCTCCTGGGCAGCTATGAGAAAGCCAAGCAGAAGGACCAGCTGGCCATCCAGAAGCTGAAGGACCGCATCGCCCAGCTGGACCTGGAGAACAAGACCCTGGCCATGGCTGCCTCCGGCCGCTCCCCGCTGGACCTCGCGGCCTTCGAGGAGAGCAGCCTGGACGTCAACGTCCTGAAGGACCGCATGGAGAAGCTGAAGGAGATGCTGCAGGAGGCCACCAAGGACAGCCCGGCGTCCGCCCAGGAGATCGAAGCCTTCTGCAGGCTGGAGCCCCCCAAGGGCGGCACGGAGACGGGGGACGGCGAGAAGGCCACCGCGGCCTACTACCAGCAGGAGCtgaagcagctgaaggaggagttTGAGAGGTACAAGCAGAGGGCCCAGGTGGTCCTCAAGAACAAGTCGGCCAAGGACGGGAGCTTGGCCAAGGAGCTGGAGGCGGCGCAGGAGCAGCTGGCTGAACTGAAGGAGAAGCACGTCTCCCTGCGGCTCTCCTGCGAGGAGGGCGCCCGGCAGCGTCGCCAGGAGGCGGAGGCCTGGCGCCAGGAGGCGgcccgcctgcagcagcagcacaggcagGAGCTGGAGCGGAGCCAGCTGGGCTTCCAGGAGAAGGTCCTGCGCCTGGAGGAGGAGATGCACAAGCAGCGCGACCGGGCGCTGGCCGTCCTGGCCGAGAAGGACCAGGAGCTGGAGCAGCTGAGGGCCCTGGTGCTGCCGTACTATGGGCTCCAGGGGCCCAAGCAGGGCCCGGCCCAAGCAGGAGGGCCCCAGAGCGGGGACCCCAAGGGGGACGAGGGCGACGTCTCCCTGGAGACCCTGACGCAGGCCCTGCACCTGGCGGCGCCCAAGGAGCCGGCCTTCCTGCTGTACACGGAGCAGCTGGCCCGGAAGGAGGTGGAGGCCTCGGCCCTGAAGAAGCAGAAGCGCAGCCTGGAGGCGGCCCTGCGGCAGCTGCAGGAGAGGCTCCTGGAGGAGGCCGAGCGGCACCGGGAGGAGGTCTCGGGGCTGCAGGGCCGCCTGCAGAAGAGCGCCCGGGACCAGGGCAGGGAGGGCGCCAACCTGGAGTACCTCAAGAACATTTTCTACCGCTTCCTGACGCTGACGGACCTTCTGGGGCGGCAGCAGACTCTGAGGGCCATCTTGACTATCTTGCATTTCAGCCCCGAGGAGAAGCAGGCCGTGCTCAGCCAGGCGGGGGGCGCAGGCAGCTGGTGGCCTTCGGGGAAGAGGTGA
- the FSCN3 gene encoding fascin-3: MQIGLVNWTGGYLTGECYGDGVSVLGNSLGKKQTWDLEVTTKPGKLTVAVLRGQQGRCLLVDADGTVRCGHPASGRQSQFVLEVHSSGAWSLQHLESKKFLESDGEDVFCVCRELTRRHMWMPQLAMHAHVVLFNPSSRLYARTDPELNRVWVDTPVPYCEECGFVLRLRCGVCHLETSNHKFVSRLEKLAKKPSAETAFHLNLRPGCLAFLTDREGHILYPQGSRGLLCLGDCPEDNEEWFVIKRCPQWVSLRTRARKYMGILCDSEVYAGSKKATPMTTFLFHVSPDAQTVQLKDINHKYLAQREFQSVMADGCSKEPETHFSILWHYGKIFLRALNGRYLGTLPVGLVVARAMQPGPHEEFGLRLANRSFLLLRGCYGYVGSSSCHEALQCNLLEPDCIELLPCKEGIYHFQSRGKSFWCLTSEGTFSPWGKFALNFCVEIRGNNLLAVLGPNGYFLRADREGCLVADSEEVTCECLWEF; the protein is encoded by the exons ATGCAGATTGGGTTGGTCAACTGGACAGGCGGGTATCTGACTGGGGAATGCTATGGCGACGGCGTCAGCGTCTTGGGAAACTCACTGGGGAAGAAACAG ACCTGGGACCTGGAGGTGACCACGAAGCCTGGGAAGCTGACGGTGGCCGTGCTGAGAGGCCAACAAGGGCGCTGCCTCCTGGTGGACGCAGATGGCACCGTCCGGTGCGGTCACCCGGCCTCGGGGCGGCAGAGCCAGTTTGTGCTGGAGGTGCACTCCAGCGGGGCCTGGAGCCTCCAGCACCTGGAGAGCAAGAAGTTCCTGGAGTCGGACGGGGAGGACGTCTTCTGCGTCTGCAGAGAGCTGACGCGCCGCCACATGTGGATGCCCCAGCTGGCCATGCATGCGCACGTGGTCCTCTTCAACCCCAGCAGCCGGCTGTATGCGCGGACCGACCCCGAGCTGAACCGCGTCTGGGTGGACACGCCGGTGCCTTACTGCGAGGAGTGCGGCTTCGTCCTGCGGCTGCGCTGCGGCGTCTGCCACCTGGAGACGTCCAACCACAAGTTcgtctcccggctggagaagctGGCCAAGAAGCCCTCGGCCGAGACGGCCTTCCACCTTAACCTGAGGCCCGGCTGCCTGGCCTTCCTGACCGACAGGGAGGGGCACATCCTGTACCCGCAGGGCAGCCGGGGGCTCCTGTGCCTCGGAGACTGCCCCGAAGACAACGAGGAGTGGTTCGTCATCAAGAGGTGCCCACAGTGGGTCAGCCTGAGAACCAGGGCCAGGAAGTACATGGGCATCCTCTGCG ACTCAGAGGTCTACGCAGGCTCCAAAAAGGCGACCCCCATGACCACGTTCCTCTTTCATGTCAGTCCCGATGCCCAAACCGTGCAGCTGAAAGACATCAACCACAAGTACCTGGCGCAG agggagttccagagtgtgaTGGCCGACGGCTGCAGCAAAGAACCTGAGACCCACTTCAGCATCCTGTGGCATTATGGGAAAATCTTCCTGAGGGCGCTCAACGGCCGCTACCTGGGCACCCTTCCTGTCGGGCTGGTGGTCGCCAGAGCCATGCAGCCAG GGCCCCACGAGGAGTTTGGCCTGCGCCTGGCCAACCGCTCTTTCCTGCTGTTGCGCGGCTGCTACGGCTACGTGGGGAGCTCCTCCTGCCACGAGGCCCTGCAGTGCAACCTCCTGGAGCCGGACTGCATcgagctgctgccctgcaaggagGGCATCTACCACTTCCAGA GCCGCGGCAAGAGCTTTTGGTGCCTGACTTCGGAAGGGACCTTCAGCCCCTGGGGGAAGTTTGCCTTGAATTTCTGCGTCGAGATCCGAGGGAACAACCTCCTGGCCGTGCTGGGACCCAACGGGTACTTCCTGCGTGCGGACCGGGAGGGCTGCCTGGTGGCCGACAGCGAGGAAGTGACCTGCGAGTGCCTCTGGGAGTTCTAG
- the LOC114605315 gene encoding uncharacterized protein LOC114605315 isoform X1, translating into MAERGRSGAALPDEEVLALAWVYLVALALSLLGSGSIVAASLLRRRCCQDQLCPLFLLSLADLLGASALLSAAAIQLLPPRLFVSAYQACPYLQMLGLMFYAVSLLMVVVYAYEVKRALGGWREAPSSALLQEESGRFNERLRINLPRLLAWLLPFLVFVVLLVIRGSSLRDVAPWAFPPLALQAGNGSRGSHGLYCSSCLVLIRHSQDTCYKYTGRDDSGKEVKIFFLVFVSLVVACCTVLYCRVKCWCRRRQRGGPTLTLPAPESDSCSIRTRIACFFQLVFLVCWMPAFFLCLLSFSSLQPAILFPLYLAVALTVSLQGFLHSLVYGWLRQNFRREVTGEQVPLLGHLGQKAFFEDSLAICREG; encoded by the exons ATGGCCGAGAGAGGCAGGAGTGGAGCTGCCCTTCCGGACGAAGAG GTCTTGGCCTTGGCGTGGGTCTACCTGGTTGCCCTGGCTCTCAG CCTGCTGGGCAGCGGTTCCATTGTGGCTGCCTCCCTCCTCCGAAGGCGATGCTGCCAGGATCAG ctctgcccgctcttcctcctctccctggcGGATCTCCTGGGTGCCTCGGCCCTCCTCTCCGCAGCTGCCATCCAGCTCCTTCCACCGCGGCTCTTCGTCTCGGCCTACCAAGCCTgtccctacctgcagatgctgggccTG ATGTTCTACGCCGTTTCTCTGCTGATGGTCGTCGTCTATGCCTACGAAGTGAAGCGAGCTCTGGGGGGCTGGAGGGAGGCCCCTTCCTCTGCCCTGCTGCAG GAGGAGAGCGGCAGGTTCAACGAGAGACTCCGAATAAATCTGCCCCGTCTCTTGGCCTG GCTGCTCCCGTTCCTGGTCTTCGTGGTCCTGCTGGTGATTCGAGGCTCGTCCCTGAGAGATGTGGCGCCCTGGGCCTTCCCCCCGTTGGCGTTACAGGCTGGCAACGGCTCGCGAGGGTCCCACGGCCTCTACTGCTCCAG CTGCCTGGTCCTCATCCGCCACTCGCAAGACACCTGCTACAAG taCACAGGCAGGGATGACTCTGGCAAAGAAGTCAAGATCTTCTTTCTCGTCTTCGTCTCTCTGGTTGTCGCCTGCTGCACA GTCCTCTACTGCAGGGTGAAGTGCTGGTGTCGCCGCAGGCAGAGAGGTGGCCCCACCCTGACCCTGCCAGCTCCGGAGAGTGACAGCTGTTCCATCAGAACCCGCATCGCCTGCTTCTTCCAGCTGGTCTTTCTGGTCTGCTGGATGCCAG ctttcttccTGTGCCTGCTCTCCTTCTCTAGTCTCCAGCCGGCCATCCTCTTCCCTCTCTACTTGGCTGTG GCCCTGACCGTCTCCCTGCAAGGCTTCTTGCACAGCCTGGTCTACGGGTGGCTGCGGCAGAACTTCCGCCGGGAGGTGACCGGGGAGCAGGTGCCCCTCCTAGGCCACCTGGGCCAGAAAGCCTTTTTCGAGGACTCCCTGGCCATATGCAGGGAGGGCTGA
- the LOC114605315 gene encoding uncharacterized protein LOC114605315 isoform X2: MAERGRSGAALPDEEVLALAWVYLVALALSLLGSGSIVAASLLRRRCCQDQMFYAVSLLMVVVYAYEVKRALGGWREAPSSALLQEESGRFNERLRINLPRLLAWLLPFLVFVVLLVIRGSSLRDVAPWAFPPLALQAGNGSRGSHGLYCSSCLVLIRHSQDTCYKYTGRDDSGKEVKIFFLVFVSLVVACCTVLYCRVKCWCRRRQRGGPTLTLPAPESDSCSIRTRIACFFQLVFLVCWMPAFFLCLLSFSSLQPAILFPLYLAVALTVSLQGFLHSLVYGWLRQNFRREVTGEQVPLLGHLGQKAFFEDSLAICREG, from the exons ATGGCCGAGAGAGGCAGGAGTGGAGCTGCCCTTCCGGACGAAGAG GTCTTGGCCTTGGCGTGGGTCTACCTGGTTGCCCTGGCTCTCAG CCTGCTGGGCAGCGGTTCCATTGTGGCTGCCTCCCTCCTCCGAAGGCGATGCTGCCAGGATCAG ATGTTCTACGCCGTTTCTCTGCTGATGGTCGTCGTCTATGCCTACGAAGTGAAGCGAGCTCTGGGGGGCTGGAGGGAGGCCCCTTCCTCTGCCCTGCTGCAG GAGGAGAGCGGCAGGTTCAACGAGAGACTCCGAATAAATCTGCCCCGTCTCTTGGCCTG GCTGCTCCCGTTCCTGGTCTTCGTGGTCCTGCTGGTGATTCGAGGCTCGTCCCTGAGAGATGTGGCGCCCTGGGCCTTCCCCCCGTTGGCGTTACAGGCTGGCAACGGCTCGCGAGGGTCCCACGGCCTCTACTGCTCCAG CTGCCTGGTCCTCATCCGCCACTCGCAAGACACCTGCTACAAG taCACAGGCAGGGATGACTCTGGCAAAGAAGTCAAGATCTTCTTTCTCGTCTTCGTCTCTCTGGTTGTCGCCTGCTGCACA GTCCTCTACTGCAGGGTGAAGTGCTGGTGTCGCCGCAGGCAGAGAGGTGGCCCCACCCTGACCCTGCCAGCTCCGGAGAGTGACAGCTGTTCCATCAGAACCCGCATCGCCTGCTTCTTCCAGCTGGTCTTTCTGGTCTGCTGGATGCCAG ctttcttccTGTGCCTGCTCTCCTTCTCTAGTCTCCAGCCGGCCATCCTCTTCCCTCTCTACTTGGCTGTG GCCCTGACCGTCTCCCTGCAAGGCTTCTTGCACAGCCTGGTCTACGGGTGGCTGCGGCAGAACTTCCGCCGGGAGGTGACCGGGGAGCAGGTGCCCCTCCTAGGCCACCTGGGCCAGAAAGCCTTTTTCGAGGACTCCCTGGCCATATGCAGGGAGGGCTGA
- the GCC1 gene encoding GRIP and coiled-coil domain-containing protein 1 isoform X1, whose product MRGRAASAEVGAGGAGAVRGGGSCWARGFGPGRELSEPAQPPGAMEKFGMNFGGGPSKKDLQETIEVQKKQLLQYQGRLKDVVRAYKSLLKEKEALEASLKVLSVSHEVDAGLGSGVAQPPGVAGSSSPDLSEDQSSVHSEDSHGTAASLASVRGDLVGMEEGTVAVVTAVSSSKLEETSSSESSGVSSGSGELIVGGAAESDRRVLQLKTQLATLTSALATVTQEKSRMEASYQADKKKAKQEMESASRRAEEERSRLEAEVKEAQEQLAEVKARLIAQQHDRAQEQGDHAVMLRELQRLLQSERALRQEAELGLEEAREALAGKAGVADRAEGAEHQARQLGCEVEELRRELRALREESARPDPQVQELQAEAASLRSHFQAQLLQEMRKTAQAEDRIQLEEQRVASLEAQISEVSELLGSYEKAKQKDQLAIQKLKDRIAQLDLENKTLAMAASGRSPLDLAAFEESSLDVNVLKDRMEKLKEMLQEATKDSPASAQEIEAFCRLEPPKGGTETGDGEKATAAYYQQELKQLKEEFERYKQRAQVVLKNKSAKDGSLAKELEAAQEQLAELKEKHVSLRLSCEEGARQRRQEAEAWRQEAARLQQQHRQELERSQLGFQEKVLRLEEEMHKQRDRALAVLAEKDQELEQLRALVLPYYGLQGPKQGPAQAGGPQSGDPKGDEGDVSLETLTQALHLAAPKEPAFLLYTEQLARKEVEASALKKQKRSLEAALRQLQERLLEEAERHREEVSGLQGRLQKSARDQGREGANLEYLKNIFYRFLTLTDLLGRQQTLRAILTILHFSPEEKQAVLSQAGGAGSWWPSGKR is encoded by the exons ATGCGCGGACGGGCGGCGTCGGCGGAAGTGGGAGCGGGCGGCGCAGGCgcagtgcggggggggggcagctgctggGCGAGGGGCTTCGGGCCGGGAAGAGAG CTCTCAGAGCCAGCCCAGCCCCCTGGCGCCATGGAGAAGTTTGGCATGAACTTTGGGGGCGGCCCCAGCAAGAAGGACCTGCAGGAGACCATCGAGGTGCAGAAGAAGCAGCTGCTGCAGTACCAGGGGCGCCTGAAGGACGTGGTGCGGGCCTACAAGAGCCTTCTCAAGGAGAAGGAGGCGCTGGAGGCCAGCTTGAAGGTCCTGTCGGTCTCCCACGAGGTGGACGCCGGGCTGGGCAGCGGCGTGGCCCAGCCCCCGGGGGTGGCCGGTTCCTCCAGCCCAGACCTGAGTGAGGACCAGAGCTCGGTCCACAGCGAGGACAGTCATGGGACAGCTGCCAGCCTGGCCAGCGTCAGGGGGGACCTAGTGGGCATGGAAGAGGGGACAGTGGCAGTGGTGACCGCAGTCTCTTCCTCGAAGCTAGAGGAGACTAGCAGCTCCGAAAGCAGCGGCGTGAGCTCTGGCAGCGGGGAGCTGATTGTGGGGGGCGCTGCCGAGTCGGACAGGAGAGTCCTGCAGCTGAAGACGCAGCTGGCCACGCTGACCAGCGCCCTGGCCACCGTCACGCAGGAGAAGTCTCGGATGGAGGCCTCCTACCAGGCCGACAAGAAGAAGGCTAAGCAGGAAATGGAGAGCGCCAGCCGCCGAGCCGAGGAGGAGAGGAGCCGGCTGGAGGCCGAGGTCAAGGAGGCGCAGGAGCAGCTGGCCGAGGTCAAGGCCCGCCTCATCGCGCAGCAGCACGACCGGGCGCAGGAGCAGGGCGACCACGCCGTCATGCTGCGGGAGCTGCAGCGCCTGCTCCAGAGCGAGCGCGCCCTGCGCCAGGAGGCGGAGCTGGGCCTGGAGGAGGCCCGCGAGGCCCTGGCCGGGAAGGCGGGCGTGGCAGACCGGGCGGAGGGGGCCGAGCACCAGGCCCGGCAGCTGGGCTGCGAGGTGGAGGAGCTGAGGCGGGAGCTCAGGGCCCTGCGGGAGGAGAGCGCCCGGCCGGACCCGCAGGTGCAGGAGCTGCAGGCCGAGGCGGCCAGCCTGAGGAGCCACTTCCAGGCGCAGCTGCTGCAGGAGATGCGGAAG ACAGCTCAAGCGGAGGATCGGATCCAGCTGGAGGAGCAGCGGGTGGCCAGCTTGGAGGCCCAGATCTCAGAGGTCTCTGAGCTCCTGGGCAGCTATGAGAAAGCCAAGCAGAAGGACCAGCTGGCCATCCAGAAGCTGAAGGACCGCATCGCCCAGCTGGACCTGGAGAACAAGACCCTGGCCATGGCTGCCTCCGGCCGCTCCCCGCTGGACCTCGCGGCCTTCGAGGAGAGCAGCCTGGACGTCAACGTCCTGAAGGACCGCATGGAGAAGCTGAAGGAGATGCTGCAGGAGGCCACCAAGGACAGCCCGGCGTCCGCCCAGGAGATCGAAGCCTTCTGCAGGCTGGAGCCCCCCAAGGGCGGCACGGAGACGGGGGACGGCGAGAAGGCCACCGCGGCCTACTACCAGCAGGAGCtgaagcagctgaaggaggagttTGAGAGGTACAAGCAGAGGGCCCAGGTGGTCCTCAAGAACAAGTCGGCCAAGGACGGGAGCTTGGCCAAGGAGCTGGAGGCGGCGCAGGAGCAGCTGGCTGAACTGAAGGAGAAGCACGTCTCCCTGCGGCTCTCCTGCGAGGAGGGCGCCCGGCAGCGTCGCCAGGAGGCGGAGGCCTGGCGCCAGGAGGCGgcccgcctgcagcagcagcacaggcagGAGCTGGAGCGGAGCCAGCTGGGCTTCCAGGAGAAGGTCCTGCGCCTGGAGGAGGAGATGCACAAGCAGCGCGACCGGGCGCTGGCCGTCCTGGCCGAGAAGGACCAGGAGCTGGAGCAGCTGAGGGCCCTGGTGCTGCCGTACTATGGGCTCCAGGGGCCCAAGCAGGGCCCGGCCCAAGCAGGAGGGCCCCAGAGCGGGGACCCCAAGGGGGACGAGGGCGACGTCTCCCTGGAGACCCTGACGCAGGCCCTGCACCTGGCGGCGCCCAAGGAGCCGGCCTTCCTGCTGTACACGGAGCAGCTGGCCCGGAAGGAGGTGGAGGCCTCGGCCCTGAAGAAGCAGAAGCGCAGCCTGGAGGCGGCCCTGCGGCAGCTGCAGGAGAGGCTCCTGGAGGAGGCCGAGCGGCACCGGGAGGAGGTCTCGGGGCTGCAGGGCCGCCTGCAGAAGAGCGCCCGGGACCAGGGCAGGGAGGGCGCCAACCTGGAGTACCTCAAGAACATTTTCTACCGCTTCCTGACGCTGACGGACCTTCTGGGGCGGCAGCAGACTCTGAGGGCCATCTTGACTATCTTGCATTTCAGCCCCGAGGAGAAGCAGGCCGTGCTCAGCCAGGCGGGGGGCGCAGGCAGCTGGTGGCCTTCGGGGAAGAGGTGA
- the LOC114605315 gene encoding uncharacterized protein LOC114605315 isoform X3, translating to MAERGRSGAALPDEEVLALAWVYLVALALSLLGSGSIVAASLLRRRCCQDQLCPLFLLSLADLLGASALLSAAAIQLLPPRLFVSAYQACPYLQMLGLMFYAVSLLMVVVYAYEVKRALGGWREAPSSALLQEESGRFNERLRINLPRLLAWLLPFLVFVVLLVIRGSSLRDVAPWAFPPLALQAGNGSRGSHGLYCSSCLVLIRHSQDTCYKYTGRDDSGKEVKIFFLVFVSLVVACCTVHQTCISVPSVLPHLQHRFVFVLYILAILVGVKYHLLNILIRFPLNTSQTVNFQFFLRSSSHAVNGFPNI from the exons ATGGCCGAGAGAGGCAGGAGTGGAGCTGCCCTTCCGGACGAAGAG GTCTTGGCCTTGGCGTGGGTCTACCTGGTTGCCCTGGCTCTCAG CCTGCTGGGCAGCGGTTCCATTGTGGCTGCCTCCCTCCTCCGAAGGCGATGCTGCCAGGATCAG ctctgcccgctcttcctcctctccctggcGGATCTCCTGGGTGCCTCGGCCCTCCTCTCCGCAGCTGCCATCCAGCTCCTTCCACCGCGGCTCTTCGTCTCGGCCTACCAAGCCTgtccctacctgcagatgctgggccTG ATGTTCTACGCCGTTTCTCTGCTGATGGTCGTCGTCTATGCCTACGAAGTGAAGCGAGCTCTGGGGGGCTGGAGGGAGGCCCCTTCCTCTGCCCTGCTGCAG GAGGAGAGCGGCAGGTTCAACGAGAGACTCCGAATAAATCTGCCCCGTCTCTTGGCCTG GCTGCTCCCGTTCCTGGTCTTCGTGGTCCTGCTGGTGATTCGAGGCTCGTCCCTGAGAGATGTGGCGCCCTGGGCCTTCCCCCCGTTGGCGTTACAGGCTGGCAACGGCTCGCGAGGGTCCCACGGCCTCTACTGCTCCAG CTGCCTGGTCCTCATCCGCCACTCGCAAGACACCTGCTACAAG taCACAGGCAGGGATGACTCTGGCAAAGAAGTCAAGATCTTCTTTCTCGTCTTCGTCTCTCTGGTTGTCGCCTGCTGCACA gtccaccaaacatgtataagtgtcccctctgttttaccacacctccagcacagatttgtttttgtcttatacattttagctattttggtaggtgttaagtaccatctgttAAACATCTTGATTAGGTTTCCCCTCAATACTTCACAGACTGTAAATTTCCAGTTCTTTCTCCGTAGTTCTTCCCATGCTGTTAATGGTTTTCCCAATATCTAA